One genomic segment of Pyruvatibacter mobilis includes these proteins:
- a CDS encoding MFS transporter → MSQDITELPITPSTPAGVDEPGPDNVAADGGTPADRRGQIAWALFEWARNPYVLLITIYVFAPYFSNQVVGDPVQGQAIWGYINGFAGVTIALLAPFLGAIADLGGSRKPWIGAFTLLMVPAMVVLWFALPDDGGIGIAGVTAAIIIIAVAYEFSAVFHNSMLPSIAPHSRIGFLSGLGLALGNLGGLLILIFMLVFFTLPGNVPWGFVPDTPLFGLDQSLFQDSRISGPVSGLWLAVFALPLFFFTPDAARNAVGLVEAMRQGVARVMQTLRKLRHYRNVATYLGARMLYNDGKTAVLIFGGVYAAGVFGWGALDMLVYGIVLSVFAVLGGFLGGWLDDTFGSKAAILTSIGGTTLGLVLAVSITPEEIFFQPYPDAQPVWSLPFFQTLPEMLYLGVVLLIAIFITAAYANSRTMLARIAPATMMTEFFGLYALSGTATAFVAPILVGWSTDVFDSQRAGFASILVLLIAGMVVMLYVREVRAERAPEDQ, encoded by the coding sequence GTGTCGCAGGATATCACCGAACTACCGATCACACCGTCCACACCGGCCGGTGTGGATGAGCCGGGTCCGGACAATGTGGCGGCCGATGGCGGCACGCCGGCGGACCGGCGCGGGCAGATTGCCTGGGCGCTGTTTGAATGGGCCCGCAACCCCTATGTGCTGCTGATCACGATCTATGTGTTTGCGCCCTATTTCTCCAACCAGGTGGTGGGCGACCCGGTGCAGGGGCAGGCGATCTGGGGCTATATCAACGGCTTTGCGGGGGTGACGATTGCGCTGCTGGCACCGTTCCTGGGGGCCATCGCTGATCTCGGCGGCAGCCGCAAGCCGTGGATTGGCGCGTTCACGCTGCTGATGGTGCCGGCGATGGTGGTGCTGTGGTTCGCGCTGCCGGATGACGGGGGCATCGGCATTGCGGGAGTGACCGCGGCGATCATCATCATCGCGGTGGCGTATGAATTCTCGGCGGTGTTTCACAACTCCATGCTGCCGTCGATCGCGCCGCATTCGCGCATCGGGTTTTTGTCCGGGCTGGGGCTGGCGCTGGGCAATCTCGGCGGGCTGCTGATCCTCATCTTCATGCTGGTGTTCTTCACCCTGCCGGGCAATGTGCCCTGGGGGTTTGTTCCGGACACGCCGCTTTTCGGGCTCGACCAGTCGCTGTTCCAGGACAGCCGCATCTCGGGGCCGGTGTCGGGCCTGTGGCTGGCAGTGTTCGCGCTGCCGCTGTTCTTCTTCACGCCGGATGCGGCGCGTAACGCCGTGGGGCTGGTGGAGGCGATGCGGCAGGGTGTGGCGCGGGTGATGCAGACCTTGCGCAAGCTCAGGCACTACCGGAACGTGGCGACCTATCTGGGCGCGCGCATGCTCTATAATGACGGTAAGACGGCGGTGCTGATCTTCGGCGGCGTGTATGCGGCCGGGGTGTTCGGCTGGGGCGCGCTGGACATGCTGGTCTATGGCATCGTGCTGTCGGTGTTTGCTGTGCTGGGCGGGTTTCTCGGTGGCTGGCTGGATGACACGTTCGGGTCCAAGGCGGCGATCCTGACCTCGATCGGCGGCACGACGCTGGGCCTGGTGCTGGCCGTGTCGATCACGCCGGAAGAAATCTTCTTCCAGCCCTACCCGGATGCGCAGCCGGTCTGGTCGCTGCCCTTCTTCCAGACATTGCCGGAGATGCTTTATCTGGGCGTGGTGCTGCTGATCGCGATTTTCATCACAGCGGCGTATGCGAATTCGCGCACCATGCTGGCGCGCATCGCGCCGGCCACGATGATGACCGAATTCTTCGGGCTCTATGCCCTGTCCGGCACGGCCACGGCCTTTGTCGCGCCGATCCTGGTGGGCTGGTCGACGGATGTGTTCGACAGTCAGCGGGCGGGCTTTGCGTCCATCCTGGTGCTGCTGATCGCCGGCATGGTGGTGATGCTCTATGTGCGCGAGGTACGGGCAGAGCGGGCGCCGGAAGATCAGTAG
- a CDS encoding heavy metal-binding domain-containing protein — MLVTTTNTVEGRRIVEYKGLVAGEAVTGANVVRDLFAGVRDFFGGRSGAYEKVFRSSREAAIADMQASAAAMGANAVVGVDIDYEVVGARGSILMATACGTAVVLE, encoded by the coding sequence ATGCTCGTGACCACCACCAACACCGTCGAAGGACGCCGCATCGTCGAGTATAAGGGCCTCGTCGCGGGCGAAGCCGTGACCGGCGCCAATGTGGTGCGCGACCTGTTCGCCGGCGTGCGGGACTTCTTCGGCGGCCGCTCCGGCGCCTATGAGAAGGTCTTCCGCTCAAGCCGCGAAGCCGCCATCGCCGACATGCAGGCTTCAGCCGCCGCCATGGGGGCCAATGCCGTCGTCGGCGTCGACATCGACTACGAAGTCGTCGGCGCCCGCGGCTCCATCCTCATGGCCACCGCCTGCGGCACCGCCGTGGTGCTGGAATAG
- the purH gene encoding bifunctional phosphoribosylaminoimidazolecarboxamide formyltransferase/IMP cyclohydrolase, with protein MATHQAPLRPVRRALISVSDKTGLVEFGQALAARGVELVSTGGTAKALREAGLEVADVSDITQFPEMMDGRVKTLHPGVHGGLLFMRGNAEHEEAANKHNIMPIDLLAVNLYPFEETIAAQERDGGADYETAIENIDIGGPAMIRAAAKNHDGVAVLVDAADYDAVLADMDANANQTSFALRQRLAAKAYARTAAYDAAISNWFARELEDEAPAYRAVAGTLAQTLRYGENPHQTAAFYTTGDARPGVATATQLQGKELSYNNLNDTDAAFECVAEFGADQPAVAIIKHANPCGVALGGSLVEAYEKALRCDPVSAFGGVIALNGTLDAATAEKISGIFTEVIIAPDADDAARAIIAKKKNLRLLVTGGLPDPAAPGLTAKTVAGGLLVQSRDAGRVMPADLKVVTRRAPSEQEMSDLLFAFRVAKHVKSNAIIYAKDNATVGIGAGQMSRVDSSRIAARKSEDAAREAGLTEALAKGSVVASDAFFPFADGLLSAAEAGATAVIQPGGSIRDDEVIAAADEAGLAMVLTGMRHFRH; from the coding sequence ATGGCCACCCATCAAGCCCCCCTCCGCCCCGTCCGCCGCGCGCTGATTTCCGTCTCCGACAAGACCGGTCTTGTCGAATTCGGCCAGGCGCTTGCCGCGCGCGGCGTGGAGCTTGTGTCCACCGGGGGCACGGCAAAGGCCCTGCGCGAGGCAGGCCTCGAAGTGGCGGATGTCTCCGACATCACCCAGTTCCCGGAGATGATGGACGGCCGCGTGAAGACGCTTCATCCGGGCGTCCATGGCGGGCTTCTGTTCATGCGCGGCAATGCCGAGCACGAGGAAGCCGCCAACAAGCACAACATCATGCCGATCGACCTTCTGGCGGTGAACCTCTACCCGTTCGAGGAAACGATTGCTGCCCAGGAAAGGGATGGAGGCGCCGACTACGAAACCGCCATCGAGAACATCGACATCGGCGGCCCGGCGATGATCCGCGCCGCCGCCAAGAACCATGACGGCGTCGCCGTGCTGGTGGATGCCGCCGACTATGACGCGGTGCTGGCCGACATGGACGCCAACGCCAACCAGACGAGCTTCGCCCTGCGCCAGCGCCTCGCCGCCAAGGCCTATGCGCGCACCGCCGCCTATGACGCCGCGATCTCCAACTGGTTCGCCCGCGAGCTGGAAGACGAGGCCCCCGCCTACCGCGCCGTCGCCGGCACCCTGGCCCAGACCCTGCGCTACGGCGAAAACCCGCACCAGACAGCCGCCTTCTACACAACGGGCGACGCGCGCCCCGGCGTTGCCACCGCCACCCAGCTGCAGGGCAAGGAGCTGTCCTACAACAACCTGAACGACACCGACGCTGCCTTTGAATGCGTCGCCGAGTTCGGCGCAGACCAGCCCGCCGTCGCCATCATCAAGCATGCCAATCCGTGCGGCGTGGCCCTGGGCGGCTCGCTTGTCGAAGCCTATGAGAAAGCCCTGCGCTGCGACCCCGTCTCGGCCTTCGGCGGCGTCATCGCGCTCAACGGCACGCTGGACGCAGCCACCGCCGAGAAGATCTCCGGCATCTTCACCGAAGTCATCATTGCGCCGGACGCGGACGATGCCGCCCGCGCAATCATCGCCAAGAAGAAGAATTTGCGCCTGCTGGTCACCGGCGGCCTGCCGGACCCCGCAGCCCCCGGACTCACGGCCAAGACGGTGGCCGGCGGCCTTCTCGTGCAGTCGCGTGACGCCGGCCGCGTCATGCCGGCTGACCTCAAGGTCGTCACCAGGCGCGCGCCCAGCGAGCAGGAAATGAGCGACCTCCTGTTCGCCTTCCGCGTCGCCAAGCATGTGAAGTCCAACGCCATCATCTACGCCAAGGACAACGCCACCGTCGGCATCGGCGCAGGCCAGATGAGCCGGGTGGATTCTTCCCGCATCGCCGCCCGCAAGTCGGAAGACGCCGCCAGGGAAGCGGGCCTTACCGAAGCCCTGGCCAAGGGTTCGGTCGTTGCGTCCGACGCCTTCTTCCCCTTTGCCGACGGGCTCCTGAGTGCCGCTGAAGCCGGTGCCACCGCGGTCATCCAGCCCGGCGGTTCCATCCGCGATGATGAAGTGATCGCGGCAGCCGACGAAGCGGGTCTTGCCATGGTGCTCACCGGTATGCGTCACTTCCGGCACTAG
- a CDS encoding MFS transporter — translation MSEGWPRGEEDVDLAGHAPDGGAHGEPDNQPDNHRAGQVGWLMYEWANQPYFSLITIFLFANYFANVFYPGDEATGQAYWGYTQAIAGVAIALMSPVLGAMADAAGPRKPFIALFLVGVSLACIGLWSAVPGGAVLPVMALIILASISAEFVTTFANAMLPTIATERRMALLSGAGFGIAQVAGIVALALVLFAFQLPGNVAADFIPDAPLLGLDRAAYEDERIVGPLAGLWFLIFMLPLFLLTPDQPKSGLGRVAAARQGIRQLGVTFRRLRHFRNIALYLIARMLYYDGCAAVFMFGGIIAGALFGWGALELAVFGIVVTLFSALGGFLGGVVDARMGSKPTIVSALMVVILTTLALVSVDQDTMFFVMEITPRAEGAAPFSSTGEIAFLTVACLFGLGVGPVIASSRTMLARLAPREMMAEFFGLYALAGKATTFLAPLTIGIVTQATGNQRLGLSIVLVFLVAGLALMLFVREERSRAVHA, via the coding sequence ATGAGCGAGGGCTGGCCGCGCGGCGAAGAGGATGTGGACCTTGCGGGGCATGCCCCGGATGGGGGCGCGCATGGGGAGCCGGACAACCAGCCGGATAATCACCGGGCGGGGCAGGTCGGCTGGCTGATGTATGAGTGGGCCAACCAGCCCTATTTCTCGCTGATCACGATCTTTCTGTTCGCCAATTATTTCGCCAATGTCTTCTATCCCGGCGATGAGGCGACGGGGCAGGCCTATTGGGGCTACACTCAGGCGATTGCGGGGGTGGCGATTGCGCTGATGTCGCCGGTGCTGGGGGCGATGGCGGATGCGGCGGGGCCACGCAAGCCGTTCATCGCGCTGTTCCTTGTCGGCGTGTCGCTTGCCTGCATCGGCCTGTGGAGTGCGGTGCCGGGGGGCGCGGTGCTGCCGGTGATGGCGCTGATCATCCTGGCGTCGATCTCCGCGGAGTTCGTCACCACCTTCGCCAACGCCATGTTGCCGACGATTGCCACCGAGCGGCGGATGGCGCTGCTGTCCGGCGCCGGGTTCGGCATCGCACAGGTGGCGGGCATCGTGGCGCTGGCGCTGGTGCTGTTCGCATTCCAGCTGCCGGGCAATGTGGCGGCGGATTTCATTCCCGATGCGCCGCTTCTCGGGCTCGACCGGGCGGCCTATGAGGACGAGCGCATCGTCGGGCCGCTGGCGGGGCTGTGGTTCCTCATCTTCATGCTGCCGCTGTTCCTCTTGACGCCGGACCAGCCGAAATCCGGACTGGGCCGGGTGGCGGCGGCGCGGCAGGGCATCCGCCAGCTCGGCGTCACCTTCCGGCGGCTCCGGCATTTCCGCAATATCGCGCTCTATCTCATTGCGCGGATGCTCTATTACGACGGTTGCGCGGCGGTGTTCATGTTTGGCGGCATCATCGCCGGGGCGCTGTTCGGCTGGGGGGCGCTGGAGCTTGCGGTGTTCGGCATCGTGGTGACGCTGTTTTCCGCCCTGGGCGGGTTTCTCGGCGGGGTGGTGGACGCGCGCATGGGCAGCAAGCCCACTATCGTCAGTGCCCTGATGGTGGTGATCCTCACCACGCTGGCGCTGGTGTCGGTTGATCAGGACACGATGTTCTTCGTGATGGAGATCACCCCGCGCGCGGAGGGGGCTGCGCCGTTTTCAAGCACCGGCGAGATCGCCTTTCTGACGGTGGCCTGCCTGTTCGGGCTCGGAGTGGGACCGGTCATCGCTTCGAGCCGGACCATGCTGGCGCGGCTGGCCCCGCGTGAGATGATGGCGGAGTTCTTCGGCCTCTATGCGCTGGCAGGCAAGGCAACGACCTTCCTTGCCCCGCTCACAATCGGCATCGTCACACAGGCCACCGGCAACCAGCGGCTGGGGCTTTCGATCGTGCTGGTCTTCCTGGTGGCAGGACTTGCGCTGATGCTGTTCGTCCGGGAAGAACGCTCACGCGCCGTGCATGCGTGA